In Kitasatospora gansuensis, a genomic segment contains:
- a CDS encoding ArsR/SmtB family transcription factor — MADTQLPEPALAEIRLAAVLHALADPIRLQIAAELARDQGELACQAFDLPVTKSTTTHHFKVLREAGVIRQCRRGTSRMSHLRTADLGTLFPGLLDGILAAHLAEAGRP; from the coding sequence GTGGCCGACACCCAGCTCCCCGAACCCGCCCTGGCCGAGATCAGGCTCGCGGCGGTCCTGCACGCCCTCGCCGATCCGATCCGACTCCAGATCGCCGCCGAACTCGCGCGCGACCAGGGCGAGTTGGCCTGCCAGGCGTTCGACCTGCCGGTGACCAAGTCGACCACCACGCACCACTTCAAGGTGCTCCGCGAGGCCGGCGTGATCCGCCAGTGCCGCCGCGGCACGTCCCGGATGAGCCACCTGCGCACCGCGGACCTGGGGACGCTCTTCCCCGGTCTGCTCGACGGCATCCTCGCCGCGCACCTCGCGGAGGCCGGCCGGCCTTAG